One Ignavibacteriota bacterium DNA window includes the following coding sequences:
- a CDS encoding DNA-binding protein: MSKDLTSSAIDRQNILNNPYAVEEIQTAAGITGIVFNGEIKFIKDQLASFFEVDVRTVNRYLETHSDELSKNGYEVLRGKRLQEFKLAIKTGDVKDMNVLNTVPQIGIFNFRSFLDLAMLLTESERAKTLRGVILDIVIDTINKKTGGGTKYINQRDEDFIVNYLRGEDYRKEFTDALRDVVDMGKAKYPIYTDKIYKSIFKENTQEYRQILKLHSKENVRDTMYAEVLLVISSFEAGFAEVLQNQYKKLERKLTPFEVDALYAEFESQRLWVPQIEDIRTKMASRDLGFRDALHIRLKEYIGAIPTDDFERFLGEKSKDLSARLEEMSEVFKRLKVRE; the protein is encoded by the coding sequence ATGAGCAAAGATTTAACATCCTCTGCAATAGACAGACAAAACATCTTAAATAATCCGTATGCTGTTGAAGAAATCCAGACGGCAGCCGGAATAACAGGAATTGTATTTAATGGTGAGATAAAATTTATCAAAGACCAACTTGCCTCGTTTTTTGAAGTGGATGTTCGAACAGTCAATCGTTACTTAGAAACACATTCGGATGAGTTGTCTAAAAACGGTTACGAGGTCTTACGTGGTAAACGCTTGCAGGAATTCAAGTTAGCTATCAAAACAGGGGATGTTAAGGACATGAATGTCCTTAACACAGTTCCACAGATCGGAATCTTTAACTTCCGTTCTTTCTTAGACTTAGCGATGTTACTCACGGAAAGTGAGCGTGCAAAAACCCTCCGCGGCGTAATATTAGATATTGTCATTGATACTATCAACAAGAAAACCGGCGGCGGAACCAAATATATCAACCAGCGCGACGAAGATTTTATCGTCAATTACCTTCGGGGAGAGGATTACCGCAAGGAGTTCACAGATGCTTTGCGCGATGTTGTTGATATGGGGAAAGCGAAATATCCTATCTATACTGATAAAATCTATAAAAGCATCTTCAAAGAGAACACGCAGGAGTACAGACAAATTCTCAAACTCCACAGCAAAGAGAATGTTCGGGACACAATGTATGCAGAAGTCCTCCTCGTCATTTCAAGTTTTGAAGCAGGATTTGCTGAGGTATTACAGAATCAGTACAAAAAACTCGAACGAAAATTAACTCCTTTTGAAGTTGACGCTTTGTATGCTGAATTTGAATCACAGAGGCTGTGGGTTCCGCAAATTGAAGACATCCGTACTAAAATGGCAAGTCGTGACCTTGGATTCAGAGACGCCCTCCACATCCGGTTGAAAGAATATATCGGCGCTATCCCGACCGACGACTTTGAACGTTTTCTTGGAGAAAAAAGTAAAGACCTTTCTGCACGCCTCGAAGAAATGTCGGAAGTATTCAAACGTTTAAAAGTTCGCGAGTGA
- a CDS encoding Fic family protein — MKIVYINIAQAIATHKLTVLVSGGGSDGILNIGYLESALEHIQNDDYYPTFEDKLTHLVFAANKFHSFQDGNKRISIALGAQFLLFNGYVFIVPRFIQEMENISYHVAAGRIDKELLKEIITSILSQPDYSEELKLKILNAIQDS, encoded by the coding sequence GTGAAAATTGTTTACATCAATATCGCACAAGCAATTGCAACCCATAAATTAACCGTCCTAGTAAGTGGCGGCGGTAGTGATGGGATTCTGAATATCGGATATTTGGAAAGCGCTCTTGAACATATTCAGAACGACGATTATTATCCAACGTTCGAAGATAAACTAACTCACCTTGTTTTTGCTGCAAACAAATTCCATTCATTTCAAGATGGCAACAAAAGAATTTCCATTGCATTGGGCGCTCAGTTTCTCTTGTTCAACGGATATGTTTTTATCGTTCCCCGATTTATCCAAGAGATGGAAAATATCAGTTATCATGTAGCCGCCGGAAGAATTGATAAGGAGTTACTCAAGGAGATAATCACATCCATTCTCTCTCAACCCGACTACTCCGAAGAACTGAAACTAAAAATACTCAACGCAATTCAAGACTCATAA
- a CDS encoding ATP-binding protein, producing the protein MPRTQQRHFVLLLKSQPQQVAKVEPFLRRINRLARLNKEKFNKLLVVTTEAVNNGILHGNKQDPEKHVTLTCDCDENKETLTIRIHDEGPGFNPEELPDPLAQENLFREHGRGVFLMRSMMDSVSFERNDEGSDVVMTLRIG; encoded by the coding sequence ATGCCCAGAACTCAGCAACGACATTTTGTTCTTTTATTAAAATCACAACCACAACAGGTTGCGAAAGTTGAACCGTTTCTCCGCCGCATCAACAGGCTTGCGCGGCTGAACAAAGAAAAGTTCAACAAATTATTGGTTGTTACCACCGAAGCGGTAAACAACGGCATCCTTCACGGCAACAAGCAAGACCCGGAAAAGCACGTCACACTCACCTGCGATTGCGATGAGAACAAGGAAACATTGACAATCCGCATTCATGACGAAGGTCCCGGATTTAATCCCGAAGAACTTCCCGACCCGCTCGCCCAGGAAAATCTTTTCCGTGAACACGGGCGCGGCGTCTTTCTCATGCGCTCAATGATGGACAGTGTTTCCTTCGAGCGAAACGACGAAGGTTCGGATGTGGTTATGACGCTACGGATTGGATAA